A segment of the Zonotrichia albicollis isolate bZonAlb1 chromosome Z, bZonAlb1.hap1, whole genome shotgun sequence genome:
ACAGGCTGCTGCTTCTTTTATGTTGTTATTGCTGTCATTGATTCCTCTTTGTATTTCATCCAGCCACAGAAGCGCTGATTCATCTTGAGATTCCTGGGAAAAGGACAGTAAAAAGCCTTGAAAAAACTGAATAAGAGTTCTCTCAATACTGTGATAGAGCTGCGATATACAATCTCTGCTTTGCAAAGTTCTAGAACACAAAAAACGATTTGACTGTTTAAAGTCATCAGTGAAACACATTCATATTCTATTTACTGACTGGAAAAAGACCCTATTCAGATACAAATCTCTGAAAGTTTTGATGtctagaagaaaagaatttgcTGATACTGCTGGCATAGAATTCATTCTACTACAGatcaataaaaattgaaacatttttatttccacaTTATGTAGGCAAAGTGGTCTGAGTCACATAAAATCACACATTACCAGGAAGCACTGTGATAGTAGGAGAGAATAGCAGAAGGCTGCAGGAAGTTGGCATCCTTTCAAAATCCCTTATTTGGAAAGGATCCTTGTGTATATCTAAATACATGTTATATTAGAAAATAACAGTGAATACTCTCATAGAAAGACAGCTCAGCTTTAGTAATGATGACTTAGCTCACGCAAACATTTCTATAATTAAGCAGCAGAATAGGTACGCCTCTTCTTTCAGGCCTAAAGTGCATGACATTAAGCCCAATGTAAAATAGGAGATGTAGCAGAGTGGGATCAACAGCCCTACTAACCAGGTTCACTGGTGATACCAGCACTTCAGCAGATAAAACAGAGTTAAAGTGATATTTAAAATCTAATCCAGTAGGGTGGGTGGGAAATTCATGCTAAAGAGGAAATAGGAGTGTCAGGCCTACAACAGACTAATGATGAGAGAAGTTGGAATGTATCAATTAAGAGAGATATAGGAAAACataaacacaaatatttcaGGGAAGAAAACCAGCTAGAAAACACATTCAAACTAAAACACTGTGGACAAAGATCAGCTTTGCAATGAGTATCCCTGGTTAGTGCTGAACCTCAGGCCAAAGATCTAATAAATCTGATATTGACAGAAACTACAAAGAGAAAACAGGGTAAAAAACCACTGAAGACATGCTCTTCAGCTTGCATCATATCTGTAAACAAGGTAGCAGAATACATGAATAACATGAAGTGGTGTCAGAAAATCACAGGACAGTGGACACATACTGCTTATTTTAGTACCAAGTGAGAGTTAGCACTTGAGAGAACgtttaataaattcccaaactCCCACTGAATTTAGAGAAAAGCATTGAGAGTTCCTAATCTAGTATCCAGCTTTTACACTTTAAATACAAGACCAGAAACAAATACTGCTCCAGAGACAAGTACAACTTATGCTGAGCCTCACAACTAACCTAGAAGCTGGACCAAGGCTTGGGCTAATTTTGCTTGCTGAAACAAGCTGTTGCTATTTGGCATTGAAGGTAaaaagggggaggggggggaagcCAGGCAGAGTAATAGGAAGGGATCAACAAAGCAGCAAATGAAAACAGGGGAAAGGTTTTAGAGGCTGCAGTCTGTGGAGGGGTGGAAATTGTCTGAAGAGAGGAAGTAGGCGGATTGGAGGAGCCAGACAGCTAACAGTGGGCAGGAAGGCAAAAGGCAAAGCAGAAAGCAGTTTTCCTAAGGCATTTTTGTACATGTGGCTTCTTTCCATCTTTGCCTTTTGCTAAACTGAGATCATCACACTCTTCTGCAAGCCCAGCTTTTCTCTGGAGAAGAGTACAGAGTTCAGCCACGTGACATTTTGGTATCTGAATGAGACCCTTGAGGATTTACTGAACACACCTCCtgattttttccagaaaacacCTTTTTACTCCAAATATCTGTATACACAAGTGTCAGTAGAACCCTGCACATCAGCTTCAGGCTTGTGGTAAATGAGGAGTTAAAATGCTGCTGTAAAGCAACTTTATCTCTGTGTTGGGCTGAGGCTGAAACTGAGTCATGTGTGCATGTTTGGATACGTCACACCCTCTTGCTGTAGTAGACAAAGAACAAATTAGTTCCTTACCATAAACCTCATGCTTACAGGATGCTTCTGGAGGACAGATCAATCATTCTTTAGTCCctcacagaggggaaaaaagcccccACAAAACGTTTCTTGAGATGAACTAGCACAGCACCATTGTTCAGCTGGCTGGATTTCACACACTACAATGAAGACACTGTTTTTCACTGGACTGCTCTCTTTTACCTCCAGTCTTTGCACTACAGGTGAGTCCTCCTTTCTGTATCTATTCCATCTTTTAGTCAATAACATGGACTTTTTGATAATGCTGTTGCTCTACCAGCTGTGAACATGAAATGAGTTGTACATGCATGTACCAATTATGAAAAACTGTTCCAGGACGTCTCCtttaaagcaattttttattctttcactTCAGTGACACCTTACCTCTGCCAGTCATTTCctagaaagaattttttttaaggggACTTTCTGCACTTACTGAAGACACATCTTGTATCtaatatttttgtaatgatACAATAATTTTAAACCTGCAGTGTCTTGTTTTACAACTTTACAGATGGTGTTATTAGAAGGAAATGCTCAGATGACTATGTGATAAAAATAACTAAAGGAAATGATGAAATAGTAAACCTTCATAGAATTAAAAGTGTTTTCAAACCAAGCTCATTTTGAAAAGCTGGTATAcataaatacatacatacacacacatatataatatacatatatatatgtatttataccTATATCTATCCATCTACACACACACTAGACAATGAAGGTACACATATGACTTTTAATGAGTGATTAAAACCAGTTCTCTGGAGTAACAATTAAAAAAGCTACTAAAAATTATGTAGCCTgctaataattattttaaaacattctgCTGTAAATCTGACAGTGAACATTAATAAAACTATTCTCTTTAATTTATTCAAACATGGAAAGGTAAAAAAAGGTTGAAAGATTTTCACCCATATTTCAATTTACTTCTGAATTCCAGTTTCATGGTGCATGCTGAAGGTTTTACAATAAGTATTTTTGCAGCTAAGAAAACTTAAGTGACACAAATACTTGCACAGTTGTTTACTGCGCAAAATCTATTTTACAACACATGGctttaaaaagcattttgaaCACATTTGTTCTTCATGTGAAGATGTCAATGTCTCTATAAATTTCTCAACTAATGACCGAGGAACAGGTGTTAATAAAATAGTATTACTGCTTTTGCCCACATGCTGACAAATATTTACTCAGAGataattttcctgctgcttgaAAAGTTTTATTCACTCCCCAGTAAATGACACCTAATACTTGCCCAACTATTTGTTTTCAATTCTTAAGACACTGCCCTTGCTCAGGTATGAGAACCTGAGAAGATCTGGTGTGCACTAGtcagaagatgaagaaaaacaatttcacatgTGAGACCAAAAAAACCAAGGGTAATTTCAGTTTTCTAATTTGAAAGCTTCACTTTGTCTTAGGCTAGAGAGTGCTTTTTGCAACTTTTGCAGTCATTAATTTCTTACACGAAGTGACAAGGATAGTAATGGTGTTTGATCAAGCCCAAACAAAGACTGCTTATATGATGAATGACCAACATTCCTACTACTGGGAAAAACCCTCCACTGGTCATAAGCATTACAGAAGTGTCTTATGTTTTTCACCAAAGATTACCGAAAACACTCAAAATGCAGAAAGATCAGCTTACACTAATGATGAATTTTCAAGATTTGGTGTGAAGTGATAAATGAAGACTGATGTCTGTACATTTGAACACCAAAAGCAGAGGAGAATATCCCCAAATATTTTAAACTTCTATTGCTTTTCATGTAGAGATGGTTATATTTCTCTGCTCCTGAGTTACATGGTTAATACAGTAGTTTGTCCTTTTTAACAAATTtcactttgttttatttttaagcttCAGAATTTTCATGGAATGGCTCTGCAATTAAAACAGTGTCTCTTATCAAAACTTTTCGGGGAATTTCAGCGAGAGACTATGATTACATCCCCCCTTATGCTATAGAGGGGGAAACAACAACCATCCACATCAGAGAAAACAAATGCACTTCAAAAAAGTCAAACGACTCCACATTAACAGAAGTGAGCAACACCACGCTGGAGTACCTCACCAGCTCTCTGAGCACCCAGCTAATACCTGCTGTCTACCTCAGTGCTCTGTTACTGGGTGTGCCTTCTAATGCCATCATTCTGTGGATGCTACTCTTCAGGATCCGCTCCGTGTGCACCGCCATCCTCTACACAAACCTGGCTGTCTCAGACCTGCTCTTCTGCATCATCCTGCCCTTCAAAATAGCCTACCACATCAACGGGAACAACTGGGTGTTTGGGGAGACCATGTGCCGGGTGGCCACGGCGGTGTTTTACGGCAACATGTACTGCTCCATTCTGCTGCTCACGTGCATCAGCGTCAGCCGCTACCTGGCCATCGTCCACCCCTTCACCTACAAGAGCCTCCCGAAGCGCGCCTACGCCATCGCGGCCTGCGCCGCCGTCTGGGCCGCCGTCTTCCTCTACATGCTCCCGCTCGCCATCATGCAGCAAAGCTATTACGTGAAGCAGCTGGACATTTATACCTGCCACGACGTGCACAGCGCCTGCGAAACTGTGTCCTCCTTCCAGTTCTACTACTACGGGTCCTTGGCTGTATTTGGGTTTTTCATACCACTCGCAACTATCGTGTTCTGCTATGTCTCGATTATACGAACACTCAAGACTCACGAATGGTTCTGGTATGTCAAAGTCAGTCTTTTGATTCTTACCatctttgctttttgctttgcgcCAAGCAATATTATCCTTATTATCCATCACATCAACTATTACTATTACAACACAGATAGGCTGTATTCTTTTTATCTAATTGCTTTATGTCTTAGCAGCCTAAACAGCTGTCTTGAtcctttcctttattttctgatGTCAAAAATTAGAAGTCAATCCAATATTTATCTGACAATGGTTAAAATATCCAGggaaaaatgaatttatttctaTTACTGGAATGATGGTTTTGTACAGTACTAACACAGACAGCAACAAATCTCAGGTGTGACATTTATACTTCAAGTAAAATGGGATAGAAAACACAATTTCAGCTAAATTTACTTCCTTCCACACAAGGAATATCTCCAAGAATTCACTCTCCAGCACTATAACTTTATTACATGTGTTGCAACACCTGTGTACCTAGATTCAGGGAAGCAGGTCTGTACCTCCATTTCCTTCTGAGATTGCTTTCTGGCCATGGAGAAGCTGCCAGAGTATCAGGCACCCCAGCTTCTAAATACCAGAAGAGGAGTCAGCCTCCAAAGAGCAATTCTAGGGCAATTCATGACACTTGAAATTAGCTTTCAGCCAACAATCACTGCAGGAACAGTGTTACAAAAACAAGCTTTTGGCCTAGTGGAAATGGGAACAAGCACTTTGTACATGCCAGGGAGCAGTCAAGAGCAAGTACTGCCCAGGATGTTGGAAATACAGAGTCCCCATAGGTTCACGAAGCAGTAAGTCTACAGCAGTGGATGCAGAACCTGACTCTTCCAAGGCTACCTCTCCCATGAGGCTGCTTAACCAGCTCTGCACTGGAGACTTGTTCTTCCACTTTGTCAGCGCCTGCACTTCCCTAAGCCACGGGGATTGCTGGGAGCTAACCCTTATCAGTGTGAATCCAGGCATATATTACTCTTGCTTGGTAAGCAAAACAGAGAAGCTATTTTGTAGTCTTCTCTATTTCCACATCCTCACAGGAAATACCTACAGTGTTACAAACACTGCAGCTCGCTACCATTGACTATTAGTAAAACAATGGGTCAATTTTTACCTTTACAGAAACTCAAAACCTACTTATATACTAAGTTCCTAGAAAATTACCTCAGTGGTTGTCATTTGAATTTGTAACCGCAGCACGTAAGTGGGgataaaaatgttttatgttGTTTTGATAATAGTATTGTAAAAAAGCTTTACTTAAATAAACTGAATTGTACTGGAAAATGCCTCAAGGGAATTTGCAGCCTGGTGAGGGTCccctttttctatttcttctgaTTCTTAATTTAAATTAGTTTTAATCCTGCCATTCCTTCAACATGCACAAGAACAAATTCTAAAGATAACTctaaaataattcaaatattACACAACTGTTGAAAATATAAAGGAGGTGAACCCAACTAAAACGTCTGTACCTatcacacaaaaaaaccactaCAACCAAACATAGTAATTTGGTCCATCTGTTTAGCTTTCCAGCTATCCACAATATGCTCCCTTAAGACAGAGTTTCTCTCTTCACTGGGACCTGAATACATTTGCCTTGAAAAGGCTTTCAGAACTGTTAAAAGCTGTGGTTTAAGACTTAAAGGACAAAATGAGTTCCAGGTTTGCGTTTTCGGTTTCAAGCAAGGAACAAATAGGTCATATCTGAGATGAGAACCTCAGATTACAAGGACAATATGTTCTGGCAGATTTGGGTGCAGACTCCCCCAAATCACCACAGCTATGGGGAAGTGACAGCAAGCTGCTTAGAATAAGGGAGTAGGTTTGACACGTATGTTTTTCCAGATGTTGAGGCAGGAAGTTTATAGGGAGACCTATCTGATCCTTGTAAATCAAATACTTCCTTTTACCACAGCTCACTCTTAAAACATGTTAAACACAAATTCTGAGAGATCTACTTTATAAACAGGGATCAGAAAAAGTGGAAAATAGACAGACTTCAGAAATTGCACTCCCTTTACAATTgtgtttggaatttttttttaaggaaatgtcAGTCTAAATCGTATTTTTACCTAAAGAATGGCCATATCTATGATTGATCTCTGTTAAGAGTAAGTATGCATCTAAGTATTTCTTTTGGGACCACTGTGCCTTATTCTCTTATGAAACAGGAGCAGCACTCCTGTTCACAGAGAAGGTGCTCTAAGTAGTTGTCAAAAGACTGCAAAACCAAAATAGCTCAGAAGAGAAAAGCCAGCAGAAGTCTCTAGGAACATCAAAAATCTTATAATGAGAAAACTTCAAAGAGACTGTACAATTTTTGTGCCAGAATTTGGAAATGCTCATTTGTTTCCTATGAGCACATTCACACCAGGACAGGAGCAGGCATCAGGTTTGCATCAggggagcactggggcagctggcaGGAGCGAGCCGGGGTAGGACTGCTGCGTCCTGCAGGTCTGTGCCTTGCGGATATCCTGGCTCCCTGTGCATACCCATGGCATGTCCTGGGTCAGCCCTGTGCACAAACACTGACCCCAGCCCATCCCGGACACGTGAGGTCAGAATGCACAAAACCCTCCTCAGCACACGTGGTGAGAGAGAAGGCTTTTCAGCACTGAGGGCTCAGTGAAACCAGCCCTTACCTGGGAACCCCGGTGAGAAATTGATTTGTGCAAACACCTTTCAAAAGTTCTGACAGCATGGTTTCACAGCAGGTTCCCCGGGTGGGGTGACACAAATGCTGGAAGACATGTTACAAGCCAAAGTTTGCAGACTTTCCCTAGCTCACCATGTTACCTCAGGGACACACTGtgtgaattttaatttccagacACTGGGCATTTTAAGGGCTGTGCTAGTAGCTTTAGCTAACCTTCAGTCACATCCTGCAAGCTGCTAGGCTGATCTTTGTTTATGCTTCCCTGAGCTGTAATGCTGCAATGCTAACCAGGCCACTGCTTTTGGGGGAGCAGATAGCAACATTCAGCTGAAATAAGTTTAAACTGAAGGCATGTGCAAGACCAGCAGCTTGTTATTGCATGATAAAGCTGCAAAAGAAATATGTACAAAACTTTACTATAATAAAACAACATAAGCAAAAGAGACTCCTCAAAATACTTCAAAAGATAAATAACACCACAGTTGTGACTTCTTTCTGGCAAAACCTCACTTTCCATCCATATTGCCTGACACTGTCCTGTAACTGTATCCTTGTACAAATTCCTAACTGAGAATTGCTGCTGCCCGCATTTTGTAATAGCTGCAGCAACCTAGTAGAATTAAAATGAGATTACAGCAGTAGCACGACATATGCAGAAAATGCCTTAATTTTAATACATTAAGAATTAATCAATTTTGCCAGTAAGAATAAGTTATAGTGCAAAATTACTTAGTCCCAGTTTGTTGTCACTGGTTTATTTACAATCTCACTGGGCAAAGACAATGCAAACATCAGGAgaccaggacagggacacagaaGCTAGTGAAAGGAATTGACATTTCACTTCTCACACAGAACAACAGTAAAAATTCTAACCTTGCATTTTTGTGCTTTGGCATAGTGCAAAACATCCTGATAATGCCTTGCATTTACTGGTCTCACATCTTGCAGCTTGGCTGTGGGCAATAGCAGGGCTTCAAGAGTTTTATCAGGATTTCCTTGGTCAACTGCTTCATTAATGTGTCCGATTGCAATGATTCCTGTGAAACAGAAAAGTTATTTAAGATGCACTTATCAAAAGAAAGTTGCAACTTTTCGGATATCACATACAAACAAAGCAGTAAcatgaagaacagaaaaatcacaaaacaagaagcagaggcagcaacggcagctgattttaaattatttttgttcttaTATTAATTTGATGCTATACAACTTTCCTTCCTATCACAGTTATTGATTTACTTGGATCAA
Coding sequences within it:
- the F2RL2 gene encoding proteinase-activated receptor 3, yielding MKTLFFTGLLSFTSSLCTTASEFSWNGSAIKTVSLIKTFRGISARDYDYIPPYAIEGETTTIHIRENKCTSKKSNDSTLTEVSNTTLEYLTSSLSTQLIPAVYLSALLLGVPSNAIILWMLLFRIRSVCTAILYTNLAVSDLLFCIILPFKIAYHINGNNWVFGETMCRVATAVFYGNMYCSILLLTCISVSRYLAIVHPFTYKSLPKRAYAIAACAAVWAAVFLYMLPLAIMQQSYYVKQLDIYTCHDVHSACETVSSFQFYYYGSLAVFGFFIPLATIVFCYVSIIRTLKTHEWFWYVKVSLLILTIFAFCFAPSNIILIIHHINYYYYNTDRLYSFYLIALCLSSLNSCLDPFLYFLMSKIRSQSNIYLTMVKISREK